One Mus musculus strain C57BL/6J chromosome X, GRCm38.p6 C57BL/6J DNA window includes the following coding sequences:
- the Ssr4 gene encoding translocon-associated protein subunit delta isoform 4 (isoform 4 is encoded by transcript variant 4), which yields MALYADVSGKQFPVTRGQDVGRYQVSWSLEHKSAHAGTYEVRFFDEESYSLLRKAQRNNEDVSIIPPLFTVSVDHRGTWNGPWVSTEVLAAVIGIVIYYLAFSAKSHIQA from the exons ATGGCTCTTTATGCCGACGTTAGTGGAAAACAATTTCCTGTAACCCGCGGCCAGGATGTGGGTCGATATCAG GTGTCCTGGAGCCTGGAGCACAAGAGCGCTCATGCGGGCACCTATGAGGTCAGATTCTTTGATGAAGAGTCCTATAGCCTCCTAAGGAAG GCTCAGAGAAATAATGAGGACGTTTCTATCATTCCACCCCTGTTCACAGTCAGTGTGGACCATCGG GGTACCTGGAATGGGCCTTGGGTCTCCACAGAGGTGCTGGCTGCAGTAATTGGCATAGTGATCTACTACCTAGCTTTCAGTGCAAAGAGCCACATCCAGGCCTGA